Proteins found in one Arthrobacter sp. U41 genomic segment:
- a CDS encoding carboxyltransferase domain-containing protein, producing MIETAGQTLAVRKVRSVRAVGTRAVLAELSGTQDVLALQALLLGNPLPGQQDVLAAAETVLVTADSPVSARRIAALLLQLGLTAPVQRDGELVVIDTVYDGEDLAEVGELTGLGTDGVIAAHTGQIWTVAFAGFAPGFGYMVGENQLLEVPRRSSPRTAVPAGSVALAGNYSAVYPRRSPGGWQLIGRTGAAMWDLDREQPALAAPGHQVQFRAVRDIVALAPQHPARIPAPEVTDGLRVLSPGLQSLIQDLGRHGHAGLGVSAAGALDRASLRRANRLVGNTPSAAAVESVAGGLKVQAIGDQVLAVAGAPAELTIEAPDGFGTDDSDDTDEETGSGPSRRTVAMATPFALLDGETLTIGAPESGFRSYLAVRGGVDTAPVLGSRSTDTMSGIGPAPLAAGQLLAAGGEAESGVVGSPELQPEYPGTGVTVLDVVPGPRADWFDAGALESFCGQDWEVTPQSNRVGMRLQGTPLRRTRQGELASEGTVAGALQVPPEGLPVLFLADHPITGGYPVIAVVVDAQLDRAAQVPIGGKIRFRWADTTDSVTPDSTDSVIPEQEASN from the coding sequence ATGATTGAGACAGCAGGGCAAACCCTGGCAGTACGAAAGGTCCGCTCCGTGCGGGCGGTCGGTACCCGCGCGGTACTCGCCGAGCTCTCCGGAACTCAGGACGTGCTCGCACTGCAGGCACTTCTGCTTGGGAACCCGTTGCCGGGGCAGCAGGACGTGCTGGCCGCGGCCGAGACGGTGCTGGTCACCGCAGACTCACCGGTGTCAGCCCGGCGGATCGCCGCGCTGCTGCTCCAGCTCGGCCTCACCGCGCCCGTGCAGCGGGATGGCGAGCTGGTGGTCATCGACACCGTGTACGACGGCGAGGACCTCGCCGAGGTGGGGGAGCTGACCGGCCTCGGAACCGACGGCGTGATCGCAGCCCATACCGGGCAGATCTGGACCGTGGCCTTCGCCGGCTTCGCCCCGGGCTTTGGCTACATGGTGGGGGAGAACCAACTGCTCGAGGTGCCGCGGCGCAGCTCGCCGCGCACCGCCGTCCCTGCCGGTTCGGTGGCGCTGGCCGGGAACTATTCGGCCGTATACCCGCGCCGCTCGCCCGGCGGCTGGCAGCTGATCGGCCGCACCGGCGCCGCCATGTGGGACCTGGACCGGGAACAGCCCGCGCTGGCCGCCCCCGGCCACCAGGTCCAGTTCCGGGCGGTCCGGGACATCGTGGCGCTGGCCCCGCAACACCCGGCCCGGATCCCGGCCCCGGAGGTGACGGACGGGCTCCGGGTCCTCTCGCCGGGGCTGCAGAGCCTGATCCAGGACCTCGGCCGCCACGGCCACGCCGGCCTGGGCGTCTCCGCGGCCGGCGCGCTGGACCGGGCCTCGCTGCGCCGGGCCAACCGCCTGGTCGGGAACACGCCGTCGGCCGCCGCCGTGGAGAGCGTCGCCGGGGGTCTTAAGGTGCAGGCAATCGGTGACCAGGTCCTCGCCGTCGCCGGCGCGCCGGCGGAACTGACCATCGAGGCGCCGGACGGTTTTGGCACCGACGACTCCGACGACACCGACGAGGAGACCGGGTCCGGACCGTCCCGGCGGACCGTCGCGATGGCAACCCCCTTCGCCCTGCTCGACGGCGAAACCCTGACCATCGGCGCGCCGGAAAGCGGCTTCCGCAGCTACCTCGCCGTCCGCGGCGGCGTGGACACCGCCCCGGTGCTCGGCAGCCGCTCCACCGACACCATGTCCGGGATCGGCCCGGCACCTCTGGCCGCCGGACAGCTTCTCGCCGCCGGCGGGGAGGCCGAATCCGGCGTCGTCGGGTCCCCCGAACTGCAGCCGGAATACCCGGGCACCGGCGTCACCGTGCTCGACGTCGTGCCCGGCCCCCGCGCCGACTGGTTCGACGCCGGGGCGCTGGAATCCTTCTGCGGCCAAGACTGGGAAGTGACGCCCCAGTCCAACCGGGTCGGCATGCGCCTGCAGGGAACCCCACTGCGGCGCACCCGCCAGGGCGAACTCGCCAGCGAGGGCACCGTCGCCGGAGCCCTGCAGGTCCCGCCGGAGGGGCTCCCCGTGCTCTTCCTGGCCGACCACCCGATCACCGGCGGCTACCCGGTCATCGCCGTGGTGGTCGACGCCCAGCTGGACCGCGCCGCCCAGGTCCCGATCGGCGGCAAAATCCGCTTCCGCTGGGCCGACACCACCGACTCCGTCACCCCCGATTCCACCGACTCCGTTATCCCCGAACAAGAAGCGAGCAACTGA
- a CDS encoding histidine phosphatase family protein: MTLTTFALVRHGQTDWNAQRRLQGSTDIPLNDVGRGQARDAVGVLSGYEWDAIVSSPLSRAAETANLVAAGLGLKVARHVPELTERGFGPAEGLQAGPELEALRIPGGFRGAESEDEAARRGLAALEALADEFSGGRVLVVAHGSLLRVSLSRAIGRTLQSIDNAALNLAHHHAVDGWQLEYFNGEREMAAAQG; this comes from the coding sequence ATGACCCTCACGACGTTCGCCCTCGTCCGCCATGGCCAGACAGACTGGAATGCGCAGCGACGGCTGCAGGGGTCCACCGACATTCCGCTCAACGACGTCGGCCGCGGCCAGGCGCGCGACGCGGTCGGCGTTCTCTCCGGCTACGAGTGGGACGCGATCGTGTCTTCGCCGCTGAGCCGCGCCGCTGAGACCGCGAACCTCGTTGCCGCCGGGCTGGGACTCAAGGTGGCCCGGCACGTTCCGGAGCTCACCGAGCGTGGCTTCGGACCCGCCGAAGGCCTGCAAGCCGGCCCCGAATTGGAAGCCCTCCGCATTCCGGGAGGTTTCCGTGGCGCGGAAAGCGAGGACGAGGCAGCCCGCCGCGGGTTGGCAGCCCTGGAAGCACTGGCGGATGAGTTTAGCGGCGGCCGCGTCCTGGTCGTCGCGCACGGTTCGCTCCTCCGGGTGAGCCTCAGCCGCGCGATCGGCCGCACGCTGCAAAGCATCGACAACGCCGCGCTCAACCTGGCCCACCACCATGCCGTGGACGGCTGGCAGCTCGAATACTTCAACGGCGAGCGGGAAATGGCTGCCGCGCAGGGCTGA
- a CDS encoding LamB/YcsF family protein, whose product MATIDLNSDVGESYGRWSLGDDTAMFRSVSSANVACGFHAGDPSVIRKTCREAVAAGVVIGAHVGYRDLAGFGRRFLDIDPIELADDVVYQIGALQALAAAEGGRVTYVKPHGGLYNAIVAHTAQAKAVVDAVKSVDPNLPILGLPGSEVLRLAEAAGLRAVTEAFADRAYNPDGTLVSRTLPGAVLHDHAEVTEHVLRMASDSAVRTIDGSILKIRAESICVHGDSPGAVTMAAAVREALNAAGISTAAFARA is encoded by the coding sequence ATGGCAACCATCGACCTGAACAGCGACGTCGGCGAGTCCTACGGACGCTGGAGTCTGGGAGACGACACGGCGATGTTCCGCTCGGTTTCCAGCGCGAATGTCGCCTGCGGATTCCATGCCGGCGACCCCAGCGTGATCCGGAAGACCTGCCGCGAGGCGGTGGCCGCCGGCGTCGTGATCGGCGCCCATGTCGGCTACCGGGACCTTGCCGGTTTCGGCCGCCGCTTCCTGGACATCGACCCGATCGAACTCGCGGACGACGTCGTCTACCAGATCGGTGCGCTGCAGGCCCTGGCCGCCGCGGAAGGCGGCAGGGTCACCTACGTCAAGCCGCACGGCGGCCTGTACAACGCGATCGTGGCGCACACCGCGCAGGCGAAAGCCGTCGTTGACGCCGTGAAATCCGTCGACCCGAACCTGCCCATTCTGGGCCTGCCGGGCTCCGAAGTGCTCCGCCTGGCCGAGGCTGCCGGTCTCCGTGCCGTGACCGAAGCCTTCGCGGACCGGGCCTACAACCCGGACGGCACCCTCGTGTCCCGCACGCTGCCCGGAGCCGTGCTGCACGACCATGCGGAGGTCACTGAGCATGTCCTGCGGATGGCCTCCGATTCCGCCGTCCGCACCATTGACGGCTCCATTTTGAAGATCCGTGCCGAGAGCATCTGCGTGCACGGCGACTCCCCGGGAGCCGTCACCATGGCCGCCGCAGTCCGCGAGGCCCTGAACGCCGCCGGCATCAGCACGGCCGCGTTCGCCCGCGCCTAA
- a CDS encoding NRAMP family divalent metal transporter encodes METTTVKAALKPAARRSALLGAMFLMATSAIGPGFITQTTAFTVQLGAAFAFAILVSILVDIAVQANVWRIIGVSGLRAQELGNKVLPGVGWFLAGLVFLGGIVFNIGNIAGTGLGTNAMMGVDPKIGGAVSAVLAIAIFLSKKAGVALDRIVVILGALMILMTLYVAVVSAPPLGEALKNTVMPEKVDFLVITTLIGGTIGGYITYAGAHRMLDTGVTGVENVKQITQSSIVGILVTCVMRILLFLAIFGVVAGGVALTGSNLAASAFQAAAGDIGMRVFGVILWAASITSVIGAAYTSVSFVTKSSTKDRTRNLITVGFIGFCSVAYLLIGQAPQQLLIFAGAFNGLILPVGFGVLLWVAWRRRDLMQGYVYPKGLLVIGVVAWLLTLFLGYSSLTSLAKLWA; translated from the coding sequence ATGGAAACCACCACCGTCAAGGCCGCCCTCAAACCGGCCGCCCGGCGTTCCGCCCTGCTGGGAGCCATGTTCCTCATGGCCACCAGCGCCATCGGCCCCGGGTTCATCACCCAGACCACAGCCTTCACCGTCCAGCTCGGCGCCGCCTTCGCCTTCGCGATCCTGGTCTCCATCCTGGTCGACATTGCCGTGCAGGCCAACGTCTGGCGGATCATCGGCGTCTCCGGCCTGCGGGCCCAGGAGCTCGGAAATAAGGTTCTCCCCGGTGTGGGCTGGTTCCTCGCCGGGCTCGTCTTCCTGGGCGGAATCGTCTTCAACATTGGCAATATCGCCGGAACCGGGCTCGGCACCAATGCCATGATGGGCGTGGATCCCAAAATCGGCGGGGCCGTGTCCGCCGTCCTGGCCATCGCGATCTTCCTGAGCAAGAAGGCGGGGGTGGCCCTCGACCGGATCGTGGTGATCCTCGGTGCCCTGATGATCCTGATGACACTGTATGTGGCCGTGGTTTCCGCGCCGCCGCTGGGTGAGGCCCTCAAGAACACCGTGATGCCGGAGAAGGTGGACTTCCTGGTCATCACAACCCTCATCGGCGGAACGATCGGCGGCTACATCACGTATGCCGGAGCCCACCGCATGCTGGACACCGGCGTCACCGGCGTTGAAAACGTCAAACAGATCACGCAGAGCTCGATCGTGGGGATCCTGGTCACCTGCGTCATGCGCATCCTGCTGTTCCTGGCCATCTTCGGCGTCGTCGCCGGCGGCGTGGCCCTGACCGGCAGCAACCTGGCCGCCTCCGCATTCCAGGCCGCAGCAGGAGATATCGGCATGCGCGTCTTCGGTGTCATCCTGTGGGCTGCCTCCATCACCTCCGTAATCGGTGCGGCGTACACCTCGGTCTCCTTCGTGACGAAGTCCAGCACCAAGGACCGCACCCGCAACCTGATCACCGTCGGCTTCATCGGTTTCTGCAGCGTGGCCTACCTGCTGATCGGCCAGGCCCCGCAGCAGCTCCTCATCTTCGCGGGTGCCTTCAACGGCCTCATCCTCCCCGTCGGTTTCGGCGTGCTGCTGTGGGTGGCCTGGCGCCGCCGGGACCTCATGCAGGGCTACGTCTACCCCAAGGGCCTGCTCGTCATCGGCGTAGTGGCCTGGCTGCTGACCTTGTTCCTCGGCTACAGCTCGCTCACCAGCCTGGCCAAGCTGTGGGCCTAG
- a CDS encoding putative hydro-lyase has protein sequence MNAPTPLARPEHPEGLLPGEARALFRAGLVTPTSGWSSGYAQANLIIVPKAQAFDVLLFAQRNPKPCPVLGVLDAGATSGALLAGGDIRTDVPKYVVYRDGRKVDEPTDISEHWREDLVTFIVGCSFTFESALQENGIRVAHIDQGTNVPMYRTSVRCEPAGQMAGPLVVSMRPVPASQVADAVRITSRYPAVHGAPVHVGNPAELGIADLGRPDFGDPVHIPDGHVPVFWACGVTPQAAVMESKPALAIGHAPGHMLITDARDSSYQVP, from the coding sequence GTGAACGCGCCGACCCCCCTCGCCCGTCCCGAGCACCCGGAGGGCCTGCTCCCGGGCGAGGCTCGGGCCCTGTTCCGCGCCGGTCTCGTGACGCCCACCTCCGGCTGGAGCAGCGGCTACGCACAGGCCAACCTGATCATCGTGCCCAAGGCGCAGGCCTTCGACGTCCTGCTGTTCGCGCAGCGCAATCCCAAGCCCTGTCCTGTCCTGGGCGTGCTGGACGCCGGCGCGACCTCCGGTGCGCTGCTGGCCGGAGGGGATATCCGCACCGATGTGCCCAAGTACGTGGTGTACCGGGACGGCCGGAAAGTCGACGAACCAACCGACATCTCGGAGCACTGGCGCGAAGACCTCGTGACGTTCATTGTCGGCTGCAGCTTCACCTTCGAATCTGCCCTCCAGGAAAACGGCATCCGGGTGGCCCACATCGACCAGGGAACGAACGTGCCCATGTACCGCACGTCCGTCCGCTGCGAACCGGCCGGACAAATGGCCGGCCCCCTGGTGGTCTCCATGCGTCCCGTTCCGGCGTCCCAGGTGGCCGACGCCGTCCGCATCACGTCGCGCTATCCGGCCGTGCACGGCGCCCCGGTCCATGTGGGCAACCCAGCCGAGCTGGGCATCGCTGATCTGGGCCGGCCGGACTTCGGCGACCCGGTGCACATCCCGGACGGCCATGTGCCCGTCTTCTGGGCGTGCGGGGTGACGCCGCAGGCAGCCGTGATGGAGTCGAAACCGGCACTGGCGATTGGCCATGCTCCGGGGCACATGCTCATCACGGACGCGCGCGATAGTTCCTACCAGGTCCCGTAG
- a CDS encoding GntR family transcriptional regulator: MTSAAPGFPDLPGTTPAGGDHASGAAGAAPGSAARLRVAVPSVADRVAAELRLQLAEGLLLPGARLTESTISEDLGVSRNTVREAFAELAAERLVVRHPNRGVFVASLGPGDIHDVYTVRRFIEVSAIRGGGSPGRVAAVRAAVEEGKAAAAADDEEALGTANQHFHGAIVALAGSRRLNTIMAQVLAEMRLFFHKATVDAHFYRSYLDDNEEICKALEAGELDRAGDLLLAYLNRSEQKQRAVHGD, translated from the coding sequence ATGACGAGCGCCGCACCAGGATTCCCCGACCTTCCCGGCACAACCCCCGCCGGAGGGGACCATGCCTCCGGCGCGGCCGGCGCGGCTCCGGGGTCGGCGGCCCGGCTGCGGGTGGCCGTCCCCTCCGTCGCGGACCGGGTGGCGGCGGAACTGCGGCTGCAGCTGGCGGAGGGACTGCTGCTGCCGGGCGCGCGGCTGACCGAATCAACAATCTCCGAGGACCTGGGCGTCTCGCGCAACACCGTCCGCGAGGCCTTTGCCGAACTCGCGGCCGAGCGGTTGGTCGTCCGGCACCCCAACCGCGGAGTATTCGTCGCGAGCCTGGGGCCCGGGGACATCCATGACGTCTACACGGTCCGCCGGTTCATTGAGGTGAGCGCCATCCGGGGCGGAGGGAGCCCCGGGCGGGTGGCCGCCGTCCGCGCGGCGGTGGAGGAAGGCAAAGCTGCGGCGGCAGCGGACGACGAGGAAGCCCTGGGCACCGCCAATCAGCATTTCCACGGCGCCATCGTGGCGCTGGCCGGGAGCCGTCGCCTCAACACGATCATGGCGCAGGTGCTGGCCGAGATGCGGCTGTTTTTCCACAAGGCCACCGTGGATGCCCATTTCTACCGGAGCTACCTCGACGACAACGAGGAGATCTGCAAGGCGCTCGAAGCCGGCGAACTGGACCGCGCCGGGGACCTGCTGCTGGCCTACCTGAACCGCTCGGAGCAGAAGCAGCGCGCCGTCCACGGCGACTGA
- a CDS encoding GntR family transcriptional regulator, giving the protein MPMNAALEGISEEVQATHAHTGSWVAAVLRSRISAGQLAPGTKLSEQKLSEVLGVSRNTLREAFTVLAGESVVQRIPNRGVFVSAPQAEDVREIYRVRRLIEPAAVLWGEYRAETLDALEAIIDRARAAARAGVVTDMADANQDLHKALVALSGSASVAELMDKVLAQMRLVFHAMTTTADFHSHYVERNAALVALLRAGRREEAAAELRLYLDAAEHELLAHIGALPRDYSSVTEAS; this is encoded by the coding sequence ATGCCGATGAATGCCGCGCTCGAAGGGATCTCCGAGGAGGTCCAGGCCACTCACGCCCACACCGGATCGTGGGTGGCCGCCGTGCTGCGTTCGCGTATCTCGGCAGGCCAGCTCGCCCCCGGAACGAAACTCTCCGAGCAGAAACTCTCCGAGGTCCTCGGCGTCTCCCGAAACACGCTGCGGGAGGCTTTCACCGTCCTCGCCGGTGAGTCCGTGGTGCAGCGCATCCCCAATCGCGGCGTGTTCGTTTCCGCGCCGCAGGCCGAGGATGTCCGTGAAATCTACCGGGTCCGCCGGCTGATCGAGCCGGCGGCCGTGCTGTGGGGCGAATACCGGGCAGAGACCCTGGATGCGCTGGAGGCCATCATCGACCGGGCCCGCGCCGCCGCGAGGGCGGGGGTCGTGACGGATATGGCCGATGCCAACCAGGACCTGCACAAGGCGCTTGTGGCGCTCTCCGGGAGTGCGTCAGTGGCTGAACTTATGGACAAAGTCCTCGCCCAGATGCGGCTGGTCTTCCACGCCATGACCACCACGGCGGACTTCCACAGCCACTACGTGGAGCGCAACGCCGCCCTCGTGGCGCTGCTGCGGGCCGGCCGCCGGGAAGAGGCCGCGGCGGAGTTGCGCTTGTACCTGGATGCCGCCGAGCACGAACTCCTGGCGCATATCGGAGCCCTGCCGCGGGATTACAGCTCCGTGACCGAAGCTTCATGA